The genomic interval TTTTCTTTATTTCATTAATCATTGTCCTGCCATTTCCGTAAGTTTTTTTACAATAAGATGTAAAGGTAAAACATAATCAACAGCACCAGCATCAATTGCTGATTGAGGCATACTTGCAATTGTTGCCTCTGAAGGCTCCTGGGCAATCGTTATTCCTCCCAGTTGTTTTATCTTCAATAAGCCTTTTGTTCCATCGTGCCCCATACCAGTAAGGACAATCCCGATTGCTTTATCTTTGTATACATCCGCCATTGATTCAAGAAGATAATCCGCACATGGTTTTAACCCATACCTGGGAGCCTCATCGCTCAAAATGACCGACTTACCAGATGGATGTATTTTTATATGACTACCACCTGGTGCAATTAGGACTGTATCCGGTAGTATTAAATCATTGTTTGATGCCTCTTTTATATTAAGGCTTGATTTCTCGTCAAGATGCATCGCCAGACTGGCTGTAAAGAATTTAGGCATGTGTTGCACAACAATGATCTTAAAACCAGAATTTTTATTTAAAGATGAAAGTAAAAAATTCAAAGCCTTTACCCCGCCAGTAGAAGATGCAATGCCGACTATAAAATCAACTTTCTTTATACTTGGAACAACCCGAGGTGCTGATAAAAATGGACGCAGATTTGCCTGTGCAACATATCTTAATTTTGTAATCAATTCTTCTTTGAAGTCATAGAGATCGATAGAGATAGGACCCGAAGGTTTCGGGAAAAAATCAACTGCGCCTAAATTGAGAGAATTTATTGTAATTTCTGCCCCTTTATGGGTATGTGCAGAAAGCATCAGAACCGGGGTTGGTCTAATAGACATAACCCTTTGCAGAAATGCAAGTCCGTTTTCCCCGGGTAATTCATAATCCAGGGTTATAACATCAGGATTACATTTATTAAACTTTGCCCACGCTTCGTCAACATTCCGGGCATATCCGCATACTTCAAATTCACCAGACGATTGAATAATATCTCCGATCACCCTCTGCATCAATACAGAATCTTCAACAATCAACACTTTCTTCATACCTCAAATCTTCTTTTCCCCATGACGATATGATTTTATTAAAACCTCACCAGTATTTACATAGAAAAATATTGTCCTTCCCCAGTTACCATGAACATCCTCAGCAACAAGCGGTATTGAATATCTTTTCAATTGTTCTTTAGTTTCAAGGACATTCCTCTCACCAATTGATGTTTGTAATAATTCACCAAACATCGTTGAACCACCTGCTATCTTTGCGAGGATTTGGCTCCGGTCGACTCCCATATTGGAAAAATGTTTAAGCAACTCCTCAATCGCACCTCTGGGATGTTTGAAACTACCATCGGCACCATGGGGTAGAAGAATATGGGCTAATCCACCGGTACGGGTTTTTGGTTCATATAGTGCAAGAACTACACAGGATCCAACACCATAGGCAGAAAGTATCACATCTCCCCTGACTACCTTTACCTCACCAATACCCACTCTGATCTCGTTCGTCATAATTTTATGCGTGATTAGATCTTATCATGAGGTGACCTTCTGGTATACACGCTCTGTCCTGTTCACAATATTAAAAAATTTTGCTTCAGGTATACCAAGAAGTAATTCAACCTTACCTATCACAAGATAACCACCGGGTTTGAGAATTTCATAGAACCTGCGGACCAGGTCGGATTGAGCGCTTCTGCTCATATATATCAAGACATTGCGACACATAATCAAATCACAGGGACCATATGGAAAGTTATCAAATAAATCAAGATGGAAAAATTTAACAAATGATTTAATATTATCCTTAATTTTATAATCTCCGTCGTATTTTACAAAATATTTAATAAGATATTCTGACGGCGTATACTCAAATACCGCTGTCGAATAAATTCCTTGCTCTCCTTTTTTTAATGCATCATCATCGATATCAGTAGCATAAATTATGGTCTTTTCTATGATATCTGCTTCAGAAGCAATTATAGCCAATGAATATGCCTCTTCGCCCTGGGCACAGCCTGCGCTCCAGAAAACAACTTTTTCACTTTTGGCAAATTTTGGTAAAATATCTGTCTTTAGATAATCAAATGTCTCAAAATTTCTGAAAAAATAAGAGAGATTTATGGTTATTACACTGAGTAGTTTTTTAAGTTCGTCAGGATTTCTATTAAGATATTCATAATAATCGGAAAATTCATTCAATCCAACCGCTCGCATCCGGACCCTTATACGTCTTATTAAAGGTCTTTCTTTATAACTGTGACATTTAAAACCAGTCTTTTCTTCAATAAATTTTATCAGATTATGAAAATTATTGTCCACGAGACTTCTTTAACAATTCAATATTCTGGATAATTATTGTATTTGTAGGGTTTAATTTCCTCGCCTTTTCCCAGTTATTTAAAGCCCCGTCAGCATCACCAAGCCTCATCAGTATATTACCCAATTTAAACAGAGTTTCCCAATCTCTTTCTTCTTCCGGGATTCTCTCATAAAATTCCTTTGCCGCTCCAAGAATCTGTGATTCATAATAAAAATCCGCAAGATTTCGGCATATCTTATTATTCTGAGGTTCATCGTTGATGGCCTGGCGATAAAGACGTTCTGCTTCTTCAGGTAAATCAAGTGATTCATAAATAACTGCAAGGTTATTTTTAAATACGGCAAGGCGTGGAAATTTATCAATGCACTCTTTGAGAAAATCAACAGCCCGTTGGATATCACTTAACTTTATATATATTAAGGAAAGAAAAATATATGGAGTAATAAATTCTGGTTTTCTTTCAATCACTTTTTTAAATAAATTCTCTGCCTGTTCTAATTCATTACGATTAAAGAAAACAATACCCAAATTACAATTTATCCTGGGATCGTCTGGTGATAATTCAAGGGCTTGACTGAGCTCCGTCTGGGCTCGATCAAAATCTCCTTTTTTACTAAACAGATAACCTAAATTATTCAATATTGCAGGATTCCTTTCTATCTCTGCTGCTTTCTTCAAAAGATCCTCAGCCTTTTCAAAATTTTTTCTTTTCAATTCAATTAGACCGCAATACATAAGTGATTCGGCATTATCCGGGGCTATCTCTAATGCCTTTCTGAATTCCCGTTCGGCTTCATCATACATACCGGTTTTAAAAAATGCATATCCGAGATTTTTATACTCATTTATATCACCTATCGCCTTCTTTGCAACCTCTGTCTTTTCAGGTTTTTCTACAATTCCTGCTGAAATCAGAGCATAGATTGTGCGGCAAGTCTCAAAAAAGTCAAATTCAGATAATTTTAAAATGTCGTCAATTGTACGATTTCCATCAATCAATTGTAAGACTTTCAATTCCTCTTGTGTCAATGGTATTTCGCTGTAATCTTTCTTTACTGCAAGGATTGATTCAAATGAAGGCAATCTTTTTTCCAGTTTACGCCACTCATCTATACGCCTTGCACCCTCAAGCAAGAGTTCCTGGGGTGATAGTTGGACAAGAAATTCTTCGTTTCCTGGCAATAAATCGGCTTCAAAATTGAAATAGCCTGTTTCCCAGGTGAGCATAGTGAATATCGTTTCTGCTATTTGGTTGGCAAGTTCTTTCTCAAGAATTTCTTTTGTAATATATCCATTTTCAACGAGAATCTCCCCTATCCTTTTATTTGTTCTTTTTTGTTCTTCAAGCGCGGATTTTAGAGCAGATTCGTCTATGACCTGTTTGCGCAAAAGTATATCACCCAGACGGTCTTTTCTATTCAATAATGTAGCGTAAATAATTTTTCCATCTTTGATAAAAATATTTCCAAAATTCTTCCCATCGGTGACCGACAGACAACCAGACCTCAACGAAAAACTTAAGAGCTGAATTACATCAGGTAGGGTTGCTTCACTTAATGAACCTTTTATCGCCATCTACTCACTCCTGGGTAAAGGTACATAATTTTCTTCAAGTAGTTCGTCGGATAATTCTTGAATAATCAAGCGCTCTTCTTTTAATTTCTTAAATTGGGTTTCAGCGGGCTTAGATTGAGGTTCTACTGCAGGTTCAATGATTTGAGTTATTTCTTCGCGGGGTTCAATTTTTTCAATAATCGGTTCTTCAATAGCCGGTTTGAGAACCTCTTCGCCCGGCAAACCTAAGCTTATAATTTCTTCAGCTGGCTTTTCTTCTACAACAACTTGTGGTTTTCTTAAATCAACGATAAATGAGTCTATCTCCTGGAAACTCTTGAACTCGGGTATTCCTTTTGCTTTAATTATCTCATATTCTTCTGGAGAAACTTTTGATTTAAGATAAAGTTCGGTTATCTCGGGGTCCGGTTCTTTTAAATTTGCCTCAATGCCGAGTTGTAATACCATTTTCTCATTATCGTTTAATGTAACATTGTCACCGAATGGTTCGGAAAAGATAAACACTCCTTTTTCCTGTTTTATATGTCCAATGATATTTTCAATCAATTTGTT from candidate division WOR-3 bacterium carries:
- a CDS encoding tetratricopeptide repeat protein, yielding MAIKGSLSEATLPDVIQLLSFSLRSGCLSVTDGKNFGNIFIKDGKIIYATLLNRKDRLGDILLRKQVIDESALKSALEEQKRTNKRIGEILVENGYITKEILEKELANQIAETIFTMLTWETGYFNFEADLLPGNEEFLVQLSPQELLLEGARRIDEWRKLEKRLPSFESILAVKKDYSEIPLTQEELKVLQLIDGNRTIDDILKLSEFDFFETCRTIYALISAGIVEKPEKTEVAKKAIGDINEYKNLGYAFFKTGMYDEAEREFRKALEIAPDNAESLMYCGLIELKRKNFEKAEDLLKKAAEIERNPAILNNLGYLFSKKGDFDRAQTELSQALELSPDDPRINCNLGIVFFNRNELEQAENLFKKVIERKPEFITPYIFLSLIYIKLSDIQRAVDFLKECIDKFPRLAVFKNNLAVIYESLDLPEEAERLYRQAINDEPQNNKICRNLADFYYESQILGAAKEFYERIPEEERDWETLFKLGNILMRLGDADGALNNWEKARKLNPTNTIIIQNIELLKKSRGQ
- a CDS encoding chemotaxis protein CheD → MTNEIRVGIGEVKVVRGDVILSAYGVGSCVVLALYEPKTRTGGLAHILLPHGADGSFKHPRGAIEELLKHFSNMGVDRSQILAKIAGGSTMFGELLQTSIGERNVLETKEQLKRYSIPLVAEDVHGNWGRTIFFYVNTGEVLIKSYRHGEKKI
- the cheB gene encoding chemotaxis-specific protein-glutamate methyltransferase CheB; amino-acid sequence: MKKVLIVEDSVLMQRVIGDIIQSSGEFEVCGYARNVDEAWAKFNKCNPDVITLDYELPGENGLAFLQRVMSIRPTPVLMLSAHTHKGAEITINSLNLGAVDFFPKPSGPISIDLYDFKEELITKLRYVAQANLRPFLSAPRVVPSIKKVDFIVGIASSTGGVKALNFLLSSLNKNSGFKIIVVQHMPKFFTASLAMHLDEKSSLNIKEASNNDLILPDTVLIAPGGSHIKIHPSGKSVILSDEAPRYGLKPCADYLLESMADVYKDKAIGIVLTGMGHDGTKGLLKIKQLGGITIAQEPSEATIASMPQSAIDAGAVDYVLPLHLIVKKLTEMAGQ
- a CDS encoding protein-glutamate O-methyltransferase CheR, yielding MDNNFHNLIKFIEEKTGFKCHSYKERPLIRRIRVRMRAVGLNEFSDYYEYLNRNPDELKKLLSVITINLSYFFRNFETFDYLKTDILPKFAKSEKVVFWSAGCAQGEEAYSLAIIASEADIIEKTIIYATDIDDDALKKGEQGIYSTAVFEYTPSEYLIKYFVKYDGDYKIKDNIKSFVKFFHLDLFDNFPYGPCDLIMCRNVLIYMSRSAQSDLVRRFYEILKPGGYLVIGKVELLLGIPEAKFFNIVNRTERVYQKVTS